The following are encoded in a window of Collinsella aerofaciens genomic DNA:
- a CDS encoding bile acid:sodium symporter family protein, whose product MKQWVGLGKFLAGHMQVIVPICVTLGVLFPQQIGVLKPIVPALFAFMTFQGALSNTFHQVAEVFRRPLHLILALLVSAVLIPIAAYAMGSLFFGSNPNLVCGIVLEYSVPVAVTAFMWISMFGGNGPLALTIILTSSVISPVTIPLTLKLLLGATVSIDVLSMMQDMAFMIAIPAVLGIVINELTRGWGHEKLSPALSPACKFMMMGIIASNSTAMSEYVLHMNAMRLEVALFILTFAISGFVVGFLVARALHLPYSETTTMCFTCGMRNISSGAVIATQYFPGEVVFPVMCGTLFQQILASFIGHLFERLTDEERAAQRKRVEAGRDAMAR is encoded by the coding sequence ATGAAGCAATGGGTTGGACTGGGAAAGTTCCTCGCGGGGCACATGCAGGTCATCGTTCCGATTTGCGTAACGCTCGGCGTGCTCTTTCCCCAGCAGATCGGCGTACTCAAGCCCATCGTTCCCGCCCTCTTCGCCTTTATGACGTTCCAAGGTGCGCTCAGCAACACCTTCCACCAGGTCGCTGAGGTGTTCCGCCGTCCCCTGCACCTGATTTTGGCGCTGCTCGTCTCGGCGGTGCTTATTCCCATAGCAGCCTATGCCATGGGATCGCTGTTCTTTGGCTCCAATCCCAACCTTGTCTGCGGCATCGTGCTCGAGTACAGCGTACCCGTGGCGGTCACTGCCTTTATGTGGATTAGCATGTTCGGCGGCAACGGCCCGCTCGCGCTCACCATCATCCTGACGTCCTCGGTTATCTCGCCTGTGACGATTCCGCTCACGCTGAAGCTCTTGCTGGGTGCCACCGTCTCGATCGATGTGCTGAGCATGATGCAGGACATGGCCTTTATGATCGCCATCCCCGCCGTGCTCGGCATCGTGATCAACGAGCTCACACGTGGATGGGGACACGAGAAGCTCTCCCCCGCGCTCTCGCCCGCCTGCAAGTTCATGATGATGGGCATTATCGCCTCCAACTCCACCGCCATGAGCGAGTACGTCCTGCACATGAACGCGATGCGTCTGGAAGTCGCCCTCTTTATTTTGACCTTCGCCATCAGCGGCTTTGTCGTTGGTTTTCTGGTCGCCCGTGCGCTGCATCTGCCATATAGCGAGACGACTACCATGTGCTTTACCTGCGGCATGCGTAACATCTCTTCGGGCGCCGTCATCGCCACACAGTACTTTCCAGGCGAAGTCGTGTTTCCCGTCATGTGCGGAACGCTGTTTCAGCAGATACTCGCCTCGTTTATCGGGCATCTCTTTGAGCGTCTGACCGACGAGGAGCGCGCCGCCCAGCGCAAGCGTGTCGAGGCCGGCCGCGACGCCATGGCGCGCTAG